One part of the Treponema peruense genome encodes these proteins:
- a CDS encoding YggT family protein: MVLSYIFTFLSTLVSIYTIMCFLRIIFTWIPSLSYSKAARFLAAVCDPYLNFFRRIRWLTIGNLDFSPALALCILGAGTSIFGSLARGRVFSFSRILIMIVEALWSIGQSLLTFLILTLAIRLIILLVTESRNKRNSASYSYDFNSYNRQSSGSYILEALDRSLSPIVYTIAGTFTRGTQPSFKKALIISVCTLIAAEILLIPILNLLIGAIALIPF, encoded by the coding sequence ATGGTACTTTCTTACATTTTTACTTTCCTTTCAACGCTGGTTTCGATTTACACAATTATGTGTTTTCTAAGAATAATTTTCACATGGATTCCGTCTCTTTCATACAGCAAAGCAGCGCGTTTCCTTGCGGCAGTCTGTGACCCTTACCTTAATTTTTTCAGGCGCATCAGATGGCTTACAATAGGAAACCTTGACTTTAGCCCTGCCCTGGCTCTTTGTATACTTGGAGCCGGAACATCAATATTCGGTTCACTGGCAAGAGGCCGCGTATTTTCTTTTTCACGCATTTTGATAATGATTGTAGAAGCACTCTGGTCAATAGGCCAGTCCCTGCTTACATTCCTTATTCTTACGCTTGCAATAAGGCTCATAATTCTTCTCGTAACAGAAAGCAGAAACAAAAGAAATTCCGCTTCTTACAGCTACGACTTCAACAGTTACAACCGCCAGTCTTCGGGCAGTTACATACTTGAAGCGCTCGACCGTTCACTTTCGCCAATCGTATACACAATAGCCGGCACGTTTACACGCGGAACACAGCCTTCGTTCAAAAAAGCCCTTATAATCAGCGTATGTACACTTATTGCAGCCGAAATTCTTCTTATTCCCATTCTTAATCTTCTGATTGGTGCAATTGCACTTATTCCGTTCTAG